Part of the Catalinimonas alkaloidigena genome is shown below.
AGAATCAATGATGAACTTGTGGCTGTCTGTAATTTTAAGGACTGGAACCCTTCCCATTATCTGGATGTCGCTGAGATGGCTATGGCGGTAGCGCTGGCGGTAGATTGGGCAGGAGAAGACCTACCAGCATCTACTGTTGACTTGGCAAAAAATGCCCTTATAGAAAAAGGGATTATGCCCAGCTACAATGAAAACGGAAACGTAGGCTGGATCAGCGGTAATAATAACTGGAACCAGGTCTGTAATGGAGGGATGATCGCTGCATCCATTGTCATCGCCGAAGAAGATCCCGAACTTGCCTCCCAAACTATTTCGCGGGCATTAGATGGTATACCTCATGCTCTTGAAGAATACGGCCCTGATGGCGTCTATCCTGAAGGCTCTACTTACTGGAGCTATGGCACCAGTTTCTCAGTATTGACTGCTTCTATGTTAGAAAGTGCTTTTGATACGGATTTCGGGCTGGCGGAGTATCCCGCTTTTATGGAGAGCGCTGATTTCAGGGTATTAAGTGTGGCTCCCTCTGGCTGGTACTACAATTTCGCTGACTGCGGAGATCGTAGAAATGACAACGGGGACCTTACCCTTGCCTGGTTTGCAAAAAAAACCGGCAATGAGATCTATTATGAAAAAGAGCGTTTTCTTCAGGACCCACAGAATATGGGTGAGCTTGCCAGATATGCCGGGGCTGGCCTGGTATGGTTATCCCAGTTTGAAGAAGAGGCAGAAAAGCAACTTCCTGAAACCTGGATGGGTGAAGGCGCTAACCCAATTGTGCTTTTCAGAGATACAAACTCAAACTACTACTTCGGAGGTAAAGGCGGCCGAGGGACTGTCAACCATGGGAATATGGACGCTGGCTCATTTATCTTTGAGTTGAATGGTGTTCGCTGGGTAGTTGATCCAGGCAACCAAAGCTATCATGAGCTGGAAAAAACCGGTTTCAACCTGTGGGGACGCTGTCAGGAATGTGAGCGATGGACTTTACTCACCAAAAATAATTATGGTCATAGCACGCTGACGGTAAACGATAAACTACACGTAGTGGACGGCTTCGCCAGCATAGCAGACTTTAAAGAGGGAGAAACGCCTGAAGCCATTATTGATATGACTGAAGTGTTTGGTGAGGACCTGGCTTCTGCCAGCCGAAGGTTCATAAAGGAAAACGATAACTCATTGCTCATTGAAGACCAGTTCCAGACGAATGAGAACACAGAAAACATTACATGGCAACTCATGACTACTGCAAATGTCGAGATTGTAGATGGAGGTGCGATCCTGCACCAGGATGGCAAACAACTAAAGCTGGAAAACATTTCTCACCCGGAACTGGGTCTTTCCATTATTTCTCTGGACCCGCCACCGCTTGAGCTTGACAGAAACATAGAGAACCTGAAGCGTCTTGAAATTCGTATGCCCGCTTACCTTTTTCCGGAAAACGAAGGAAAACTGCAGGTACGTTTATCTGCCGCAGACTAAGAGAAACTGAAAGGGCGGAGCTGACGGAAATCGGATTATGTACCGTTCTTCCTTGTCAATGCCGCTAATTGTCCTATTTTTGTGAAAAAATTTAACCGACACAGCATGAGCGTTTTAGTTAATAAAGATTCCAAAGTCCTGGTACAAGGTTTTACCGGTTCAGAAGGCACTTTTCATGCCGGACAGATGATTGAATACGGTACCAATGTAGTAGGAGGTGTTACACCCGGTAAAGGTGGGCAAACTCACCTTGATCGTCCTGTTTTTAATTCTGTGCAGGAAGGTGTGGACCAGACAGGAGCCAATGTATCCATTATATTTGTACCCCCTGCCTTTGCTGCCGATGCTATTATGGAAGCTGCCAGTGCAGGCATCAAAGTTATCGTAGCCATCACCGAAGGCATTCCGGTTAAGGATATGATGATTGCTAAAGACTACATTAAAGATAAGGATGTTACGCTCATAGGCCCTAACTGCCCCGGAGTAATTACACCGGAAGAAGCCAAAGTAGGTATTATGCCAGGCTTTGTTTTCAAGAAGGGTAAGGTAGGCATCGTATCCAAATCAGGTACTCTTACGTATGAGGCTGCCGATCAGGTGGTCAAAGCAGGTCTTGGCATTTCTACTGCTATTGGTATTGGTGGTGACCCTATCATCGGTACCTCTACCAAACAGGCAGTGCAGCTATTGATGGATGATCCTGAGACCGAAGCTATTGTAATGATAGGTGAGATCGGTGGTAACTACGAAGCTGAAGCAGCACGCTGGATTCAGGAGAATGGCAATAAGAAGCCGGTAGTAGGGTTTATTGCCGGCCAGACAGCACCTCCCGGCCGACGCATGGGCCATGCAGGAGCGATCATCGGTGGTAAAGATGATACTGCCGCTGCTAAAATGAAAATTATGAAAGAATGTGGGCTTGTTGTAGTAGATACTCCAGCCAAGATAGGAACTACTATCGCAGACGCTATAAAAAAATAAAGCATTAACGCTTTAGATTTTACTACTCAGATCCTGGTGATCTAATAATAAAATAAGGAATGCGGTCTCATTAGAGACCGTTTTTTTTATGCATTCTGTAAAATGTTCTTTATAAGAAAGTACTGAGCGTTTTTTGCAGTATAATGGCAGTGCTTTTGAAGCAAAAGTCATCATATAAAATATTTCAAAAGAGTCTCCACTGTTGATTAAGTCTAACGCTGGTAACTGACTAAGTTTTTACATTGTAAAGAGGTTAGTAGAAAAATTAAAGGGCCAGGTTAGTTTGCAGAGCACCTATAAGCAGGGACCCAGAGTTAAATTACTCCTTCCCGAGCCGGAGGCATATCGTATGCCAAAGATTATGATAAGCAAGCCCGTACAAACTTCTTTTTGGGGATAATTTAAGCTGGCTCATGGTATCTATGATTCCTTATTATCCTGTTTTTATGTAGCTGAAGGCTGTACTGTTAAGCTTGTTTTAAGCCTGCATTATCATATTGTTACGATTCCATTTGGGCGATTTCCTTCCCCTTCTGCCTCATTATATTGCTGATTCTTCAGGCATTATATGACTGAAGTTACTATCCAAACTAACCTTAAATCGCTATGAAAAAACTATCCGTACTTTTTCTGGCTGTCTTATTGATGACAGCCTCCTGTAGAGAGATCCTTGAGGAAATCAAAAAATTGCCTAAAGACGACGAACCTAAAAAAGAAGCCCCTTCAAAATTTAAGGAAATCGGAAGCATTACCCTCGGAGGAGAAGGAGCAGCAGAAATTTCTGCTTATGATGCGGAAACCACCCAGCTCTTTGTGGTAAACAACGATGGGGAATCCCGCATTGATGTGGTAGACCTGGAAGACCCAACCCAACCTGTACTCCTAAAAAGTATTGACATTACTCCGTTTGGTGCAGGGGTCAATAGTGTAGCAGTAAGTGATGGGCTGTTGGCAGCCGCCATTGAAGCCGACCCTGCGCAGGCCGAAGGCAAAATAGTATTCTTTGATACGCAAACCTGTGCTGAAGTAACGCAAGCCAATGTAGGAGCCCTACCTGACATGGTAATTTTCAGCCCCGATGGACAATACGCGCTTTCTGCTAATGAAGGAGAGCCTTCCGGCTATGAAGCGGGAGATGAAGATCCGCTGGGAAGCCTGTCTATTATTGAAGTTCAAAACGGCTTTGTAACTACTACGCTGGATTTCAAGGCTTTTAATGGTATGGAAAAAACACTGGCTCAGGAGGGTTTCAGAGTATTTGGCCCCGGTGCCACACTGGCTCAGGATGTTGAGCCTGAGTACATTGCTGTATCCGAAAACTCCCGTACCGCCTGGATCAGCTTGCAGGAAAACAATGGGCTAGCCCGTATTGACCTGGAAAGCAAAACCATTACAGAAATCATTCCCCTCGGACTTAAAGATTATGCTCTTGCTGAAAACGCCATGGATGCCAGTGATGAAGACGGAATCATCTCACTCAATACCTGGCCGGTATGGGGAGTGTACCAGCCGGATGCCATCGCCGCATATAGTGTTAATGGTCTTTCTTATATCATTTCTGCCAATGAAGGCGACGCTCGTGAATACAATGGTTTTGAAGAAGAAATCCGGGTAGAAGATGTAGTGCTTGACCCACTTGTATTTCCTTATTACGAAGAGCTACAGAAGGAAGAGAACCTGGGTCGCTTGCAAATCACCAGTACTTTGGGCGATACTGACAATGATGGTGAATATGAAGAATTGTATGCTTTTGGAGGTCGCTCATTCAGCATCTGGGACGGGCTTAGCGGGCAGCAGGTATTTGACAGTGGCAATGAAGTTGAAAAACTAATCATAGAAGCCGGACTGTATGACGATGGGCGCAGCGACGCCAAGGGAGTGGAACCTGAAGGGGTAACCATTGGCAAAATTGGACAACGTACTATTGCCTTTATTGGCCTGGAGCGGGTAGATGCTATAATGGTGTATGATGTGACAAATCCATTCCAGCCTCAGTTTTTGCAGATTCTAGAAAGCGGGGATGCGCCCGAAGGACTGGTTTTCGTCCCTGCTGAAGACAGCCCTGCCGGAAAAAGCCTGCTCATCGTCAGCTCTGAAGATGATGGCCAGGTGAAAATTTTTCAGCCTTAAATAATACAATATTTGTAAGTGCAAGCGGGTCATAGGACCCGCTTGTTTTATTTTTAGAACTCCTGCTCACCAAATTCACTTTTGATAAACCTGGACTTGCCTGCTGGCTGGTTGATACGGAAGCTAAGGTTAAGCATAATCATATCTACTTCATACACGTAATTAGTGGTGGTGTAAAATACTCCGGTGGTTTCCGGATCATCGCCCCAAGTCGTAATCCTCTGCTCGTTGGTAGGTAGCAGGCCCATATCCATATTCAGCCATTGCAGGGTAGCGATAAGGCGTTTGTCCAAAAAGGATTTCTGCACCGTCAGGTTTGGAGAAAGAAAACGTGAATCTTCTCCCTGGGCAGTATTTTGATCAGAGATATAATTGAGTGTCCATTGTACGCTAAAGTCAGGGCTGATTTTAAAAGTAGTATTGGCATTGATAGAATAAATCCAGCTACTGGTACGCACCGGTTCTCCGGCAAATTCTCCGGTAATATTATTATTGTATACGTTTCCTCCGGCATAAAGCTGCCACCAGTCTGTAGGGTTAAGCTCTGCTCC
Proteins encoded:
- a CDS encoding heparinase II/III domain-containing protein, with product MHNKLLRWFLIFIFPFVASADPGGISTEPEKTLANDEPIKLDNPMSVQYLKKKLRKSSPRLVLTPSLEKKLKKDLKSDPVVQNMYKAIQLNAQEIQTKPLLEREVIGRRLLRTSREMLYRMNILGMVYRIDREEDVLNRINDELVAVCNFKDWNPSHYLDVAEMAMAVALAVDWAGEDLPASTVDLAKNALIEKGIMPSYNENGNVGWISGNNNWNQVCNGGMIAASIVIAEEDPELASQTISRALDGIPHALEEYGPDGVYPEGSTYWSYGTSFSVLTASMLESAFDTDFGLAEYPAFMESADFRVLSVAPSGWYYNFADCGDRRNDNGDLTLAWFAKKTGNEIYYEKERFLQDPQNMGELARYAGAGLVWLSQFEEEAEKQLPETWMGEGANPIVLFRDTNSNYYFGGKGGRGTVNHGNMDAGSFIFELNGVRWVVDPGNQSYHELEKTGFNLWGRCQECERWTLLTKNNYGHSTLTVNDKLHVVDGFASIADFKEGETPEAIIDMTEVFGEDLASASRRFIKENDNSLLIEDQFQTNENTENITWQLMTTANVEIVDGGAILHQDGKQLKLENISHPELGLSIISLDPPPLELDRNIENLKRLEIRMPAYLFPENEGKLQVRLSAAD
- the sucD gene encoding succinate--CoA ligase subunit alpha, with the protein product MSVLVNKDSKVLVQGFTGSEGTFHAGQMIEYGTNVVGGVTPGKGGQTHLDRPVFNSVQEGVDQTGANVSIIFVPPAFAADAIMEAASAGIKVIVAITEGIPVKDMMIAKDYIKDKDVTLIGPNCPGVITPEEAKVGIMPGFVFKKGKVGIVSKSGTLTYEAADQVVKAGLGISTAIGIGGDPIIGTSTKQAVQLLMDDPETEAIVMIGEIGGNYEAEAARWIQENGNKKPVVGFIAGQTAPPGRRMGHAGAIIGGKDDTAAAKMKIMKECGLVVVDTPAKIGTTIADAIKK
- a CDS encoding choice-of-anchor I family protein translates to MKKLSVLFLAVLLMTASCREILEEIKKLPKDDEPKKEAPSKFKEIGSITLGGEGAAEISAYDAETTQLFVVNNDGESRIDVVDLEDPTQPVLLKSIDITPFGAGVNSVAVSDGLLAAAIEADPAQAEGKIVFFDTQTCAEVTQANVGALPDMVIFSPDGQYALSANEGEPSGYEAGDEDPLGSLSIIEVQNGFVTTTLDFKAFNGMEKTLAQEGFRVFGPGATLAQDVEPEYIAVSENSRTAWISLQENNGLARIDLESKTITEIIPLGLKDYALAENAMDASDEDGIISLNTWPVWGVYQPDAIAAYSVNGLSYIISANEGDAREYNGFEEEIRVEDVVLDPLVFPYYEELQKEENLGRLQITSTLGDTDNDGEYEELYAFGGRSFSIWDGLSGQQVFDSGNEVEKLIIEAGLYDDGRSDAKGVEPEGVTIGKIGQRTIAFIGLERVDAIMVYDVTNPFQPQFLQILESGDAPEGLVFVPAEDSPAGKSLLIVSSEDDGQVKIFQP